A stretch of the Saprospiraceae bacterium genome encodes the following:
- the coaD gene encoding pantetheine-phosphate adenylyltransferase, producing MNKIAVFPGSFDPITKGHQDVVLRALPLFDKIVIAIGENSQKKTLFSLEQRLHWIELLFENESKVSVTSYNGLTALFCEAINANYLIRGIRNASDFDYEKTISQINHTLVNKIETVFFIAKPELSHVSSTIVRELILGKADVKAFVPDIINVLTFKTQ from the coding sequence ATGAACAAAATTGCGGTATTCCCCGGATCTTTTGATCCAATTACAAAAGGACATCAGGATGTCGTTCTTCGTGCCTTGCCTTTGTTTGATAAAATTGTAATTGCAATCGGTGAAAACTCCCAAAAGAAAACCTTGTTTTCATTAGAGCAACGGTTGCACTGGATTGAATTGTTATTTGAAAATGAATCAAAAGTATCTGTAACCAGTTATAATGGCCTGACCGCCTTATTTTGTGAAGCAATCAATGCAAACTATCTTATCAGAGGGATACGGAATGCATCGGATTTTGATTATGAAAAAACCATTTCTCAAATTAATCACACCTTAGTCAATAAAATTGAAACAGTTTTTTTTATTGCGAAACCAGAATTATCTCATGTGAGCAGTACGATCGTAAGAGAATTAATTTTAGGAAAAGCGGATGTAAAAGCTTTTGTTCCGGATATAATAAATGTATTAACTTTTAAAACCCAGTAA
- a CDS encoding 23S rRNA (pseudouridine(1915)-N(3))-methyltransferase RlmH, which translates to MELEIWWIGKTAESYLHQGISVYLKKINHFANANIREFKEAKGLKNIKSIKQFETPALLKAIQVPGIIPILLDENGQNFSSLEFADWLSKNTQTSNRKLCFIIGGAYGFSDEIKNHVPTKIALSEMTFTHQMIRLIFLEQLYRAFTIINKIPYHNE; encoded by the coding sequence ATGGAACTAGAAATTTGGTGGATTGGAAAAACAGCTGAAAGCTATCTACATCAAGGAATTTCCGTTTACCTAAAAAAGATTAATCACTTTGCAAATGCAAACATAAGAGAGTTTAAGGAAGCTAAAGGCTTAAAAAACATCAAATCAATTAAACAATTTGAAACGCCGGCATTACTTAAAGCGATTCAAGTGCCCGGAATTATACCAATTTTGTTAGATGAAAACGGACAAAATTTTTCATCATTAGAATTTGCCGACTGGTTATCAAAAAATACACAAACATCTAACAGGAAATTATGTTTTATAATTGGAGGCGCCTATGGTTTTTCAGATGAGATTAAAAATCATGTTCCTACTAAAATTGCGCTTTCCGAAATGACATTCACACATCAAATGATTCGATTAATATTTTTAGAGCAATTATATAGAGCGTTCACAATAATAAATAAAATCCCATACCATAATGAATAG
- a CDS encoding rhomboid family intramembrane serine protease has translation MNSLPPLMTYGLILSILVISSIGFSKSNIIQDYSHFPYLEKRYRQFYRWLSCGFLHANWLHLGLNLFVLYQFGSTIEQVYKSQFGFYIGGFLFITIYFIILVAGCIPTYFHHLNNTRYSSIGASGAISGILFIYVLYYPFQLLYLFGMVPIPAILFAPLYLIYSWWASKNPNDHIDHYAHFYGSIIGLFLGLLVKYIL, from the coding sequence ATGAATAGCCTCCCCCCTTTAATGACCTATGGATTGATATTGTCAATTCTTGTGATATCAAGTATAGGCTTTTCTAAATCAAATATCATTCAAGACTATAGCCATTTTCCTTATTTGGAAAAAAGATATCGGCAATTTTATCGTTGGTTGAGTTGTGGATTTCTTCATGCAAATTGGTTGCATCTAGGCTTAAATTTATTTGTACTTTATCAATTTGGCAGTACAATTGAGCAGGTTTACAAATCACAATTTGGGTTTTACATCGGTGGATTCCTGTTTATTACAATATATTTTATAATTTTGGTAGCAGGATGCATTCCAACCTATTTTCATCATTTAAACAATACACGTTATTCAAGCATTGGGGCTTCGGGGGCCATTTCAGGAATTCTCTTTATTTATGTACTTTATTATCCTTTTCAATTGTTGTATTTATTTGGAATGGTGCCTATCCCAGCAATTTTATTTGCCCCCTTGTACTTAATTTATTCTTGGTGGGCATCTAAAAATCCCAACGATCACATAGATCATTATGCGCACTTTTATGGCTCAATAATAGGCTTATTCTTAGGACTCCTGGTAAAATATATTTTGTAG
- the pruA gene encoding L-glutamate gamma-semialdehyde dehydrogenase, giving the protein MSNLIVNIPVVSNEPVLNYRSGSKEKLEVKCALDELKSKVLDIGMTINGKKVTSEVQKDIVQPHNISHKIAQYHKGNASHVQQAIAAALNAKENWESMPWADRASIFLKAADLISGKYRARMNAMTMLGQSKNIFQAEIDAVCEFCDFLRFNVRFMTEIYTQQPESAPGIWNQMQYRALEGFVFALTPFNFTSIAGNLPCAPALMGNVVVWKPAETQIYSASLIMDILMEAGLPAGVINLVFVEGSVAGEVIFNHRDFAGIHFTGSTQVFKTIWNKVAQNLDKYHSFPRLVGETGGKDFILAHPSADPQQLAVAMIRGAFEFQGQKCSAASRAYIPNSLWQEVCNHCLTMLKSIKMGDPSDFTNFINAVIDEKAFDKITSYLVAAKKDPEAEIIFGGHSDKSKGYFIQPTIIKTTNPQYSTMCEELFGPVLTVYVYEDSKFDEILKTVDGTSPYALTGALFCNDRYVTIQAAHALRNSAGNFYINDKPTGAVVGQQPFGGARGSGTNDKAGSHLNLLRWVSPRTIKENFIPPVQFEYPFMEEA; this is encoded by the coding sequence ATGTCAAATTTAATAGTAAATATTCCAGTGGTTTCAAATGAACCTGTTTTAAATTATCGGTCAGGTTCTAAAGAAAAATTGGAAGTAAAATGTGCCCTTGATGAATTAAAATCTAAAGTTTTGGATATAGGGATGACCATTAATGGTAAAAAAGTTACCAGTGAAGTTCAAAAAGATATTGTTCAGCCTCATAACATTAGTCATAAAATCGCTCAATATCACAAAGGCAATGCCAGTCATGTGCAACAAGCAATTGCAGCCGCTTTAAATGCGAAAGAAAATTGGGAAAGTATGCCTTGGGCTGATCGGGCATCCATTTTTTTAAAAGCTGCCGATTTAATTTCTGGGAAATACAGGGCTCGGATGAATGCCATGACGATGTTGGGACAATCCAAAAATATATTTCAAGCAGAAATTGATGCCGTATGTGAGTTTTGTGACTTTTTGCGATTTAATGTCCGTTTTATGACTGAGATATATACTCAGCAACCTGAATCTGCTCCAGGCATTTGGAATCAGATGCAGTACCGCGCTTTGGAAGGGTTTGTATTTGCATTAACCCCATTTAATTTTACCTCCATCGCTGGTAATTTGCCTTGTGCTCCGGCACTTATGGGCAATGTAGTTGTTTGGAAACCAGCGGAAACACAGATATATTCCGCTTCACTGATAATGGATATTTTGATGGAAGCTGGTTTGCCGGCGGGTGTTATCAATTTAGTTTTTGTTGAAGGTTCAGTTGCAGGGGAAGTAATTTTTAATCACCGGGACTTTGCAGGAATTCATTTTACAGGGTCAACCCAAGTTTTTAAAACAATTTGGAATAAAGTTGCACAGAATTTAGATAAGTATCATTCATTTCCTCGTTTAGTAGGAGAGACTGGTGGCAAAGACTTTATTCTTGCTCATCCATCAGCAGACCCTCAGCAACTTGCGGTGGCAATGATTCGGGGAGCATTTGAGTTTCAAGGTCAAAAATGCAGTGCGGCCTCTCGTGCTTATATTCCAAATAGCTTATGGCAAGAGGTTTGTAATCATTGTTTAACCATGTTGAAATCAATCAAAATGGGAGACCCTTCTGATTTTACTAATTTTATTAATGCGGTTATTGATGAAAAAGCATTTGACAAAATTACCTCCTATCTAGTGGCTGCAAAAAAAGATCCTGAAGCTGAAATTATTTTTGGTGGTCATTCGGACAAGTCCAAAGGATATTTTATTCAGCCCACAATAATAAAGACGACTAATCCACAATATAGCACCATGTGTGAAGAACTTTTTGGACCCGTCTTAACTGTTTATGTATACGAGGATTCAAAATTTGATGAAATATTAAAGACTGTTGATGGTACATCGCCCTACGCGTTAACTGGGGCTTTATTTTGTAATGATCGATATGTTACGATCCAAGCTGCACATGCATTAAGAAATTCAGCTGGAAATTTTTATATTAATGATAAACCAACTGGAGCCGTTGTGGGTCAGCAACCTTTTGGTGGAGCAAGAGGTTCGGGAACAAATGATAAGGCGGGTTCGCATTTAAATCTATTGCGTTGGGTTTCACCCCGTACGATAAAGGAAAATTTTATTCCTCCTGTACAATTTGAATATCCATTTATGGAAGAAGCTTAA
- a CDS encoding histidine phosphatase family protein, with the protein MNVYFIRHAKSSWNNANLSDIERPLNARGLDTAPKMAAYLVKTVNLGRVMLISSPAERALATASYFANAIGLEDSAIVQNERLYFGSAIDYINCLNKVPANMNSVLIFGHNPTLEELASHFNNPYTGLVPTCCVLRTEINQPLSNSIAYKDFEIKDILIPKLILNS; encoded by the coding sequence ATGAATGTTTATTTTATACGGCATGCTAAATCTTCCTGGAATAATGCCAATCTTTCAGACATTGAAAGGCCTCTCAATGCCCGTGGATTGGATACAGCTCCCAAAATGGCAGCTTATCTTGTAAAAACTGTAAATTTAGGGAGGGTAATGTTGATTTCTAGTCCGGCAGAAAGAGCACTTGCAACAGCTTCATATTTTGCAAATGCAATCGGGCTGGAAGATTCAGCAATTGTGCAAAATGAAAGGCTGTATTTTGGTTCGGCAATAGATTACATAAATTGTTTGAATAAAGTTCCAGCCAACATGAACTCAGTTTTGATTTTTGGTCACAACCCTACATTGGAGGAATTGGCAAGCCATTTTAATAACCCATATACAGGTTTGGTGCCTACTTGCTGTGTACTTCGTACAGAAATAAATCAACCACTTAGTAATTCCATAGCTTACAAGGATTTTGAAATTAAAGACATATTAATTCCGAAATTAATTTTGAATTCATGA